The Desulfovibrio inopinatus DSM 10711 genome includes the window GGTATGGAGACCATGTACAGTACTCTGTTTTCTTGTGCCAACTCAGTGAGAAAGATTACGTCATTCTTGAAGATAAGATAAAATGTGTCTTAAACCACAAGGAAGACCAAGCAATTCTCATCAAACTGGGTCCTGTCAAAGGGAAAACGGATACAATGCCTAAATATTGG containing:
- the cas2 gene encoding CRISPR-associated endonuclease Cas2 is translated as MRHFFLVSYDVSDEKRLRRMFKLLRGYGDHVQYSVFLCQLSEKDYVILEDKIKCVLNHKEDQAILIKLGPVKGKTDTMPKYWTTIGTPFEASNNAIMIY